Genomic segment of Lemur catta isolate mLemCat1 chromosome 2, mLemCat1.pri, whole genome shotgun sequence:
GAGCAGAAACTGAGAGCATGTGACCCAGGCAGCTTCTGTCAGACAAATCTAGTGGAATTTCATTAGCCTTATGTGGGCCATAAGCCCTTATGCTTTGACATCGTAACCAGGGATTGTTGATTTTGGGATTTTAGGGAAATGTGAGGTCAACTGGGGGAAGAAGGCTTTACACAGGGCCACGGACACACGGAGAACTAGCCTCGGCACAGCCGTATTTCTTCCTCCAGGAAAGTGTATGGAGAGACTCAGCTGCCAACAGATTCCTTACCTTTCTGATTCCTGAAGTAGATGAACAGCCCGACCCCAAGGAAGAGCAGACCCAGAACAAAGCCCCCGACTCCACTCAGCATTTTGCCCTGTGCAGATTCAGACTGTGCTCCTGAGAGAAGAAGCCAGGTTTAGTGATTTTTATCCCAATCCAACTTCTCTAATTGACACCCTGTGATTCAGAGCTTTGACAATGGGGGAAGAAGTTTGCCTTGGAAGCACCAAAATAATTGGCCCTTTctggaagagattttaaaatcacAGTTAGGAGCTACAAGGCCCAGGCATTGAACTCACTCAGTACCACCCTGACATAAAGCAGGACTTGAACATATGACAAACAAAAAGCCTGGAACTCAGTGAGGTTAAGTAGTTTATCTAGAGTGACACAGCTAATAAAAGGCAGAGCTGAGATCAGACTCCCCTCCCATGAGGAAGGCCCCTACATCGCTCATCTTCTCAGATCTCAATGAACGACTCAGAGTGACAGCAACGGGGACGCCAGAAGTACAATCCCAGCCCCAGAGGCAGGGCCTGGTGCCCAGGGCCAAGGGGGTAATCATGACCTTTGACATCATGAAAGCTTCAAAACAGGGACAGCCTCTTTTCTGCCTGATTGCTTCCCCAGGGGATATAAGTGTTTCTAGAAACTACCGCAGGGCTACTCTAGTAACCTGTGCTGAAGGAGAGGAAAACATGgagcaaatgaaaatatgatgTGGGAGAGGAGAAACCAGACCCTCAGGGATAAGCAAAGTCCCCTTCTTGGTGGGTGAGAAATGTATGAGGTTAGAGGCTGCTCACTCCATTCCACTGTGATGGGGCTCATGCGGCTTGGGTGCTCCACTTGGCAGGTGTAAACCTCTCCACTCTGGGGAACTATTTCAAGCATCACCAGGGTCTGGAAGGTCCAGTCTCCATTCTGGATCAGGCCTGTGGAGGAGACCACCGCAGCCTCCTCTTCCCGGCCATTCCGGAGCCACTTGACTTCAATGTTGCCGGGATAGAAACCATTCACAGAGCAGACCAGGAGGTTGTGGTGCTGCAGGGGCTGAGTCTTTGCAGGATACACGGTCACCTTAGGCTCAACTAGGAGGAAAAAGACAGAGGGAATAAGTGAGGAAGACAGAGTAAGTCTCCTGGTTGgctgtcctgcctccctccaaATCCAGGCTCGGTCTCAGGCAGGCCTCCACTCCAGCAAAGCCGGACATGCGGCCAACAGTGTAGCGTCATGAGCCGtgaatttaatccttacagcGGGGACCTATTAGATTTTAGAGATGTTGAGgaaaattgtgtttgttttttttttcatagcttgAAACTGCTATTTATTATGGAGTTGAAGTGTTTGAAAATCTTTGCAAAGCATATGTTGTACTAATTAACAGTGTGAtttctggagccaggctgcctggtttGGATCCAGGCTCCTGCTAATTGACACTGGGGGAGTTTTTCAATTGCTCTGTGCCTCATCTTTCTCACCTATAATGGAAGATAATAATACTAGTTTATCTCATGAGATTATGTGAGGATTAATGTACCTAAAATACATGAAACTATGACTTACACGCAGCCTTCAATTTCTGTTAGCTACTTATTATCCTTGTTTACCCTGAGAGAAAAGTACGACTCAAAGCAGTATGGATAGActgggggcagagcagggtgCACGGGGTACGGAGTGTGGAGCTTTAGGAATGCTACCTCCAGGCGCTCACACCTTAGAACGCCACAGAAACGGCTCTGCCATGGGAAGGAGGCACAGAAAGAAGTTTCTCTAACTCTATGAGTTGAGTCTCTAGAAAAGCATGAGTCGTAAAGGAGGGAGTAAGGAaaagtcattcatttaaaaaggtTCTTATATTTACATTGAGCTGATCAATCCGTCTCCATTGCAAAACAAGCATAATTATTATTAGAGCTATCATTTTCAAGCCTAGATTAATACGTACCTACTTAAATACTATTAGcattgttataaaaatagtaacacTATGTTAACAAATTGTAATTAAAAAGCTAGTTTCACAATCATTTTcactacataaaaatatatacagtgaggaaaaaagttgcaaaaaattTAGCCCTGAAAGAAGCCTCAGAAAGGCCAGAAGTGCCTCAGAGGTCTCCTCACTTCCCCTAAAATCAGTCTAATACTTTTTCCGAATGAAATGCTTCTGCAAACAAACACTACACTTACTTCGGAGGTGTCAGGATCACGAAGGGTTTGGGGACAGTCTGTGACTAGACCAGCCTCCTCACATTGCCCCAAACCGTTTacattcctcttctctcctcccctgaaGCTCCACCGCAACCACAGACACCGCACGTCCCTGCCCGCATCTCTGCCCGCGGCAGGTAAGGTCCCGTCCGTCCCGGCGCCCCGCACCGCCGCCGCCTCCCAGCCGCCGCCTCCGCCACGGCGGCCACCGAGGACAGCCGAAGCCCCTCCGCATCCCTCCCGCCACAGTCACGCGCCGTCCCCGGCATCTCTCTCCCCGCCGCCTCGTAACTTCCGCTCGCTCACAGTCCTAGTCTCTCTCCCAGCCCGCTCACCTCGCCGCCGCACGGTGAAGCTCTCCACGACCCCGTAGTTGTGCCTGCAGAACGTGTCCACCGCGGCCCGCGCGTCATCCAGGATGTCCTTCCGGCTGTTCCAGTACTCGGCGTCCGGCCGGCCCAGCTCCGTCACCGCCCGGTACTCCCCCACGTCGCTGTCGAAGCGCGCGTACTCCTCCCGGTTGTAGAAGTATCTGTCCAGGAACCGCACCCGCTCCGTCCCGTTGTAGAAATGACACTCAGGCTTAAACTGCTCCAGGAAACGTGCTGTGGGGACACGAAGGATCCGGTCACGCGCGACTTCCCGGCAGACACTGACGGCGACGCCCACGGTCCGGGGCGCCCTGGGCGGGGCGCGGGGACAGGCGTGgcgccccccacacacaccgcAGCCCCCGCGGGCTCCTCTCCCGCTGCCGGCACCCAGGGAGGCCGCGGGGCGGGAGACCCTCCGAGCCGAGCCGCTGGGGACCCGCGAGCCTCTGCCGCAAACCGCGGCCTCGCGCGGCCTCCCCCCACCCGCTCCTGCCGGTCCCTGAACTCCACCCTCCGCCTTCGTCCCTAAATGCCGCCTTCGGGCCGCCTTCCGCCGCCGGGAGCCGAGCAGGGGAGCCCGACCCTCCCTCCGCGGGAGGAGCTTTTAAAGTGGAGTGAAAGTGACGCgcacagaacacacacaggaCTGAGCCACGCAGAAAGGGAAGTGCGGCCTTCTCTAACAGAACAATAGGATGATCTGgggttaggtttgttccaggtgggaacccgaaaagtatgtataggacagaatgcggttaatgcaaaacttaggcttgtGAAACAATAGTTGGAGGAGACTGGGGAGTCCCGGACTTTGTAGATTTGACAGACAGCTGCAGCTGGCAttgcttcccctccctccctgatggagaccaaggctgtccctccctggctctcctgAGAAGGACGACGCCAGAGCagaaggatggatgtgactgggACAAAAGGGTTGTAGGAGTTGGTTGTTTGAAGAAGAATTTACTACAAACAGCTGTTCTGCCCACCGTCCTCTGCCATAGGCGAACTGCAGGTAGCAGGAAGCGGTTCTTCACCTGCCAGTTGGGCtcagaaacaaagaactgaacagggcaggtgggagggggtcggcTATCCCCGTTTATAAAAAACCCTCACTAAACCCCCTTCTGTGCTGACCCTCTTTTCTGCTCAGCGCACTCTCCCAGGGGTGAATAAACCAGCCGTGCTGCTCCCACACAGCCTGTGTGTGAAATCTGTCCTTTGGGTCATTCACCCTGTCACTGAGTTACATTAGGGAACCAGAGAAGGGCTCTCTGAAGAGTGACAGGTAAGACATGAGGTGAATGGTTAAGTTGctgtgggcaggggacagagtggAGCATGTGTATTTATGTCTGGACAAGAAGGAGGGCACATTTCAGGTAAAGGTAAAACCACGCTCAAAAGcttgaaagaatggataaacttCTGCAAGAAACCAGAAGGAAGTTCACTGAAGCACagagtgaggggagggagggtgtaAGATTAGGCTGGAGAAATCACAGAAAGTCAGGCACTTAAAAGCCTTGTGTGTGGTGTTAGGATTTTGGATTATACTAAATGCAATGGGAAACTACCAAAGAAGTCTAAGGAGATTATAACCATTATCCCAACATAGGTCCACAAAcgcttttttacctttttaaatccagaaagctcagaaatccagttgttttttaatttgctgcCAAAATTCATTTGGCAAATCTGATCTGAAGAGTTAAGGGGTCCAAGGTGTTTCAGAGTCTTATTGGTGACATGTGCCTCTGAGTttcaatatatataaacatacgagtgtaaatatgcacatatatactgtatatatatatattttgatgtttttgtctttatatttatttggACTGTGCAAATGTCAAAAAGTCAAAGAATAATTGCTGTGGTTGATAAAAGTGAGATGAATAGATGGAAGCACGTTACATTATCAACAGTACAGAATGTAGAATTACTTCAGAAATCTGAGgcattttactgaaaaatatttgcagcaaCCATCAATATTTATGACTTATAATAGCAAGTTGTTGAAAATTGATATAGCGATGCCC
This window contains:
- the LOC123631797 gene encoding HLA class II histocompatibility antigen, DRB1 beta chain-like, whose product is MVCLWFPGGSWTAALTVILMMLSPPLALGRDTRPRFLEQFKPECHFYNGTERVRFLDRYFYNREEYARFDSDVGEYRAVTELGRPDAEYWNSRKDILDDARAAVDTFCRHNYGVVESFTVRRRVEPKVTVYPAKTQPLQHHNLLVCSVNGFYPGNIEVKWLRNGREEEAAVVSSTGLIQNGDWTFQTLVMLEIVPQSGEVYTCQVEHPSRMSPITVEWRAQSESAQGKMLSGVGGFVLGLLFLGVGLFIYFRNQKGHSGLQPTGLLS